Proteins encoded in a region of the Neodiprion virginianus isolate iyNeoVirg1 chromosome 2, iyNeoVirg1.1, whole genome shotgun sequence genome:
- the LOC124298298 gene encoding uncharacterized protein LOC124298298 isoform X1 produces MECLVGNTSEMMFQTADESSYKCDENRQLHCQELIELNDQIAQDNVASHMNDYAILPAVNLCPIWGISNLEVVETGQSGFVEVGNVATSSVPTSTGRPRRKPRPYSPSDLTTGSKKQRQKPKVIRVQRINSSNDVYIDKRTGLPFSCDKCESPHIVDPTRCSPGNRKRPPMPRKYVDPVSGRIMMLCNACGIAAKTNRKDRPAKVIHDAEKLLQLKNDYLTESMNFAKKLSLDCNEPDLAMLYCPSFSVKGCGCIEKYLFSEANSATHETQLKALDLLSYHRRAEELNRNGRFSNASEDDYCNVHSENELHIDECEDNLIEGFRKPHYKCKSRDFEKFVLSSRIKLRTEYALCEKATKKILMYSNNFLHKESKTAPQRGPRVDKVIKRTARLKPISEMHKEHCCSNGCTRIALSHVNLLEDWRKRASVCQKDARRVIAEMLTPTGGTKANCYRFIKMVTGSCVATIFLVNDHMKKTKGDREPPEHGLKRYWRRNSKSHKATSKIGESTSPSTNLLSEPTLIPSDEELLSMGTEAASALLQARKQQLEYLQSKLQKAESRLKAAAEITTVVAQENIPQILVNELRDEVQNNIFILGQDGVIRPWKADPQYVHITATQDNT; encoded by the exons ATGGAGTGTCTCGTCG GCAACACCTCGGAAATGATGTTTCAAACCGCCGACGAAAGTAGCTACAAGTGTGATGAAAACAGGCAGTTGCACTGCCAGGAACTGATTGAGTTGAATGATCAAATTGCTCAAGATAATGTTGCAAGTCACATGAACGACTATGCAATTTTACCTGCAGTTAATTTGTGTCCGATATGGGGGATCAGCAATTTGGAAGTAGTTGAGACTGGGCAAAGTGGATTTGTAGAG GTTGGCAACGTTGCAACTAGTTCTGTTCCAACATCTACTGGTAGGCCGAGAAGAAAGCCGAGGCCGTATTCTCCCTCAGATCTGACTACAGGCAGTAAGAAACAGAGGCAGAAGCCCAAAGTAATTCGAGTACAGCGaa TCAATTCTTCCAACGATGTTTACATCGACAAGAGAACTGGTCTACCATTTTCTTGCGACAAATGTGAATCACCGCATATTGTCGATCCGACACGATGCAGTCCTGGAAATCGGAAGCGGCCACCAATGCCCAGAAAGTATGTCGATCCCGTTAGTGGCAGGATTATGATGCTATGCAATGCTTGTGGAATTGCAGCCAAGACGAATCGAAAAGATCGACCAGCAAAGGTGATCCAT GATGCCGAAAAGTTGCTGCAACTTAAAAATGATTATCTTACCGAGTCAATGAACTTTGCGAAGAAGCTTTCACTTGACTGTAATGAACCAGATTTGGCGATGTTGTACTGTCCATCATTCAGTGTTAAGGGTTGTGGTTGCATagagaaatatttgttttctgAAGCGAATTCGGCGACTCATGAAACACAGCTGAAAGCACTGGACCTGTTGAGCTACCATCGCAGGGCAGAAGAGTTGAACAGAAATGGAAGATTCTCAAACGCCAGCGAAGACGACTACTGCAATGTTCACTCGGAGAACGAACTCCACATCGACGAGTGTGAAGATAACTTGATTGAAGGATTCCGCAAGCCACATTATAAATGCAAAAGTAGAGATTTTGAGAAGTTTGTTCTCAGTTCGAGGATCAAATTGAGGACAGAATATGCGTTGTGTGAAAAGGCtacaaagaaaattttgatgtaTTCCAATAATTTCTTGCACAAGGAATCAAAAACCGCACCTCAGAG AGGGCCCAGAGTGGATAAGGTAATTAAAAGAACTGCGCGTCTGAAGCCGATATCTGAAATGCATAAGGAGCATTGCTGCAGTAACGGGTGTACAAGGATAGCATTAAGCCATGTCAATCTTCTAGAAGACTGGCGGAAACGGGCATCAGTTTGTCAAAAGGATGCCAGAAGAGTGATTGCTGAAATGTTGACTCCAACTGGAGGGACAAAGGCTAATTGTTACCGTTTCATTAAAATGGTTACTG GAAGCTGTGTAGCTACGATATTCTTGGTCAACGATCATATGAAAAAAACTAAAGGAGATCGAGAGCCTCCAGAGCACGGATTGAAAAGGTACTGGCGgcggaattcaaaatcacatAAAGCGACGTCGAAAATTGGCGAAAGCACCTCTCCTAGTACAAATTTACTGTCCGAACCAACTCTAATTCCATCGGATGAAGAACTGTTATCCATGGGAACAGAGGCAGCTTCTGCTTTG CTCCAAGCACGGAAACAACAACTGGAATATTTGCAAAGCAAATTACAGAAGGCTGAATCGAGGCTGAAGGCAGCTGCTGAAATAACAACGGTGGTAGCACAAGAAAACATACCGCAAATCTTGGTCAACGAACTCCGAGACGAAGTACAGAACAACATTTTCATTCTTGGGCAAGATGGGGTAATTCGTCCTTGGAAGGCAGATCCACAGTATGTGCACATCACTGCTACACAGGATAACACATGA
- the LOC124298298 gene encoding uncharacterized protein LOC124298298 isoform X2 — MMFQTADESSYKCDENRQLHCQELIELNDQIAQDNVASHMNDYAILPAVNLCPIWGISNLEVVETGQSGFVEVGNVATSSVPTSTGRPRRKPRPYSPSDLTTGSKKQRQKPKVIRVQRINSSNDVYIDKRTGLPFSCDKCESPHIVDPTRCSPGNRKRPPMPRKYVDPVSGRIMMLCNACGIAAKTNRKDRPAKVIHDAEKLLQLKNDYLTESMNFAKKLSLDCNEPDLAMLYCPSFSVKGCGCIEKYLFSEANSATHETQLKALDLLSYHRRAEELNRNGRFSNASEDDYCNVHSENELHIDECEDNLIEGFRKPHYKCKSRDFEKFVLSSRIKLRTEYALCEKATKKILMYSNNFLHKESKTAPQRGPRVDKVIKRTARLKPISEMHKEHCCSNGCTRIALSHVNLLEDWRKRASVCQKDARRVIAEMLTPTGGTKANCYRFIKMVTGSCVATIFLVNDHMKKTKGDREPPEHGLKRYWRRNSKSHKATSKIGESTSPSTNLLSEPTLIPSDEELLSMGTEAASALLQARKQQLEYLQSKLQKAESRLKAAAEITTVVAQENIPQILVNELRDEVQNNIFILGQDGVIRPWKADPQYVHITATQDNT, encoded by the exons ATGATGTTTCAAACCGCCGACGAAAGTAGCTACAAGTGTGATGAAAACAGGCAGTTGCACTGCCAGGAACTGATTGAGTTGAATGATCAAATTGCTCAAGATAATGTTGCAAGTCACATGAACGACTATGCAATTTTACCTGCAGTTAATTTGTGTCCGATATGGGGGATCAGCAATTTGGAAGTAGTTGAGACTGGGCAAAGTGGATTTGTAGAG GTTGGCAACGTTGCAACTAGTTCTGTTCCAACATCTACTGGTAGGCCGAGAAGAAAGCCGAGGCCGTATTCTCCCTCAGATCTGACTACAGGCAGTAAGAAACAGAGGCAGAAGCCCAAAGTAATTCGAGTACAGCGaa TCAATTCTTCCAACGATGTTTACATCGACAAGAGAACTGGTCTACCATTTTCTTGCGACAAATGTGAATCACCGCATATTGTCGATCCGACACGATGCAGTCCTGGAAATCGGAAGCGGCCACCAATGCCCAGAAAGTATGTCGATCCCGTTAGTGGCAGGATTATGATGCTATGCAATGCTTGTGGAATTGCAGCCAAGACGAATCGAAAAGATCGACCAGCAAAGGTGATCCAT GATGCCGAAAAGTTGCTGCAACTTAAAAATGATTATCTTACCGAGTCAATGAACTTTGCGAAGAAGCTTTCACTTGACTGTAATGAACCAGATTTGGCGATGTTGTACTGTCCATCATTCAGTGTTAAGGGTTGTGGTTGCATagagaaatatttgttttctgAAGCGAATTCGGCGACTCATGAAACACAGCTGAAAGCACTGGACCTGTTGAGCTACCATCGCAGGGCAGAAGAGTTGAACAGAAATGGAAGATTCTCAAACGCCAGCGAAGACGACTACTGCAATGTTCACTCGGAGAACGAACTCCACATCGACGAGTGTGAAGATAACTTGATTGAAGGATTCCGCAAGCCACATTATAAATGCAAAAGTAGAGATTTTGAGAAGTTTGTTCTCAGTTCGAGGATCAAATTGAGGACAGAATATGCGTTGTGTGAAAAGGCtacaaagaaaattttgatgtaTTCCAATAATTTCTTGCACAAGGAATCAAAAACCGCACCTCAGAG AGGGCCCAGAGTGGATAAGGTAATTAAAAGAACTGCGCGTCTGAAGCCGATATCTGAAATGCATAAGGAGCATTGCTGCAGTAACGGGTGTACAAGGATAGCATTAAGCCATGTCAATCTTCTAGAAGACTGGCGGAAACGGGCATCAGTTTGTCAAAAGGATGCCAGAAGAGTGATTGCTGAAATGTTGACTCCAACTGGAGGGACAAAGGCTAATTGTTACCGTTTCATTAAAATGGTTACTG GAAGCTGTGTAGCTACGATATTCTTGGTCAACGATCATATGAAAAAAACTAAAGGAGATCGAGAGCCTCCAGAGCACGGATTGAAAAGGTACTGGCGgcggaattcaaaatcacatAAAGCGACGTCGAAAATTGGCGAAAGCACCTCTCCTAGTACAAATTTACTGTCCGAACCAACTCTAATTCCATCGGATGAAGAACTGTTATCCATGGGAACAGAGGCAGCTTCTGCTTTG CTCCAAGCACGGAAACAACAACTGGAATATTTGCAAAGCAAATTACAGAAGGCTGAATCGAGGCTGAAGGCAGCTGCTGAAATAACAACGGTGGTAGCACAAGAAAACATACCGCAAATCTTGGTCAACGAACTCCGAGACGAAGTACAGAACAACATTTTCATTCTTGGGCAAGATGGGGTAATTCGTCCTTGGAAGGCAGATCCACAGTATGTGCACATCACTGCTACACAGGATAACACATGA
- the LOC124298308 gene encoding uncharacterized protein C1683.06c-like produces MCKFQTNDNSPDKTFVSLLKSVRIDMATSLGVGIGVALITCLLIYGSAADVGNITKVGKLLIDTDAGADDAIAILMALQSQKLYGDANVVGITCVNGNTDVDNVVLNVLKTLKIVDRLDVPVYKGSHQPLLLNDEKTDYFGTDGFGDFEYPDPPSTDLVQEKHAVNAMIDLVKANPGEVTLLALGPLTNVAMAIRMYSSFIDELQQLIILGGSSEGVGNVRPGIEYNFAVDPAANYIVLNASMSKPAILLPYETSERAKTTMAFRTSWNATDNPKVWLINSAESVTLNPDSEYWECADGVAAAVALTSGTIVTKSKSLYSNAIYEGSLTAGMVAIDYSNLTQKAPNTNLIQDVDANEFKNMLLTLLN; encoded by the exons ATGTGTAAATTTCAAACCAACGATAACAGCCCTGACAAAACGTTCGTCTCCTTGTTAAAGTCCGTAAGAATCGACATGGCTACATCACTGGGAGTTGGGATTGGAGTTGCCCTGATTACATGTCTTCTGATATACGGAAG TGCCGCGGACGTAGGAAACATAACGAAAGTGGGAAAACTTTTAATCGACACGGATGCCGGCGCCGACGATGCGATTGCCATTCTCATGGCTTTGCAATCGCAAAAACTTTACGGTGATGCAAACGTGGTGGGAATAACATGCGTAAATGGAAACACCGACGTTGACAACGTCGTTCTAAACGTACTGAAGACCCTGAAGATCGTCGACAGACTTGAC GTACCTGTATACAAAGGTTCGCATCAGCCGTTGTTgttaaatgatgaaaaaacgGATTACTTCGGCACAGATGGCTTTGGGGATTTTGAATATCCTGATCCTCCGTCGACGGATTTGGTTCAAGAGAAACATGCAGTGAACGCAATGATTGATCTTGTAAAAGCAAACCCAG GTGAAGTAACGCTCCTCGCTTTGGGACCACTGACAAATGTCGCTATGGCAATCAGGATGTACTCGTCGTTTATTGACGAACTTCAGCAACTTATAATCCTGGGCGGAAGCAGCGAGGGAGTAGGAAACGTGCGACCTGGAATTGAATACAACTTCGCAGTCGATCCTGCGGCCAATTACATCGTACTTAACGCGTCGATGTCAAAGCCTGCCATTCTACTACCGTACGAGACATCGGAGCGAGCCAAGACAACAATG GCTTTCAGAACTTCATGGAATGCGACCGACAACCCAAAGGTTTGGTTAATCAATTCTGCCGAATCTGTTACACTGAATCCCGACAGTGAATACTGGGAGTGTGCTGATGGTGTGGCTGCGGCTGTCGCCCTAACTTCTGGCACAATCGTGACAAAATCAAAGAGCCTGTACTCAAATGCCATTTACGAAGGATCGCTAACAGCCGGGATGGTTGCGATAGACTATTCAAACCTCACGCAAAAAGCACCAAACACAAATCTGATCCAGGACGTAGACGCCaacgaatttaaaaacatGTTGCTGACACTTTTGAACTAG
- the LOC124298311 gene encoding uncharacterized protein C1683.06c-like — MGYKISVCGIALFFGFLSISCTNADVITAVNKMIIDTDAGGDDAIALSMAVENEKWNGCTKIIGITCVNGNAYVDTVALNVLKTLKVLDRLDIPVYKGASHPLLLPDVKDHYFGQDGFGDFYYPDPPSTDLINQKDAVSAMIELVKQHPGEVTILALGPLTNIALAIRIYPEFLEKLQQLIVMGGSTEGRGNAQPGMEFNFVADPVANFIVLNSSTPRPTTLISLETTKRAGVPTTLRNSLFKSNNRKTWLIESATALTRKPSDEFSYWSDSVAASVALTSGSIVTKSNTFFSEAIYDGTKTAGMIIVDYTNITKHTPNTYLVQEVNESIYLDLLSKYLS; from the exons ATGGGGTATAAAATATCCGTATGCGGCATCGCATTGTTTTTTGGATTCCTCTCAATAAG CTGCACGAACGCCGATGTAATAACTGCGGTAAACAAAATGATAATAGACACCGATGCAGGTGGCGACGATGCAATCGCCCTTTCCATGGCTGTGGAGAACGAAAAATGGAACGGGTGTACGAAAATAATTGGCATCACATGCGTAAACGGTAACGCTTACGTCGACACCGTCGCCCTGAACGTTCTCAAGACACTAAAAGTCCTTGACAGGCTCGAC ATTCCAGTCTACAAGGGTGCATCTCATCCGCTGCTGTTACCTGATGTAAAAGATCACTATTTTGGCCAGGATGGTTTCGGGGACTTTTACTACCCTGATCCTCCCTCGACTGACTTGATCAACCAGAAGGACGCTGTGAGCGCGATGATTGAACTCGTAAAGCAGCATCCAG GCGAGGTCACGATCCTAGCTTTGGGACCACTGACGAACATCGCCTTAGCTATTAGAATCTATCCCGAATTCCTGGAGAAGCTGCAGCAGCTGATCGTCATGGGTGGAAGTACCGAAGGTCGAGGAAACGCGCAGCCTGGAATGGAATTCAACTTTGTTGCCGACCCCGTGGCAAACTTCATCGTGTTGAACTCGTCAACGCCAAGGCCGACGACCCTGATATCTTTGGAAACAACGAAAAGAGCCGGTGTGCCGACG ACATTAAGGAATTCGTTGTTCAAGTCGAACAATAGAAAAACCTGGCTAATCGAGTCTGCGACGGCTTTAACCCGGAAACCGAGCGACGAGTTCTCGTACTGGTCTGATTCAGTTGCTGCATCCGTGGCCCTGACTTCCGGTTCCATTGTGACAAAGTCGAATACTTTCTTTTCGGAAGCTATTTATGACGGAACAAAAACGGCGGGAATGATTATCGTCGACTATACGAATATCACCAAACATACCCCCAACACTTACTTGGTACAGGAAGTGAACGAAAGCATTTACTTGgatttactttcaaaatatttgagttga
- the LOC124298312 gene encoding probable uridine nucleosidase 2, with protein sequence MMGNFKISILLMLFFYNLSCVISSVITPVKKMLIDTDAGADDAVAIIMATESENLNEGPKIVGITCVNGNADVDMIVLNVLKTLKTVNRLDIPVYKGASHPLLLPDQNKRYFGHDGFGEFYYPDPPSTDLINQTDAVNAMIELVKQHPGEVTILALGPLTNIALAIRIYPEFLEKLQQLIVMGGSTEGRGSAQPGIEFNFAADPAANFIVFNSSTSRPTTLISRETARRAGVPTSFRKSLSNSNNTKIWLIDSAMASTTKPNATYSYWPDAVAAAVALTSGSIVTESEAYYSDAIYEGTKTAGMIVVDYTNITKNAANTNVIQNVNATVYLQLLSRYFL encoded by the exons ATGATGggtaattttaaaatcagCATACTACTGATGCTTTTCTTCTATAATTTGAG TTGCGTCATCTCGTCTGTGATAACGCCAGTAAAGAAAATGCTAATCGACACGGACGCGGGAGCTGACGATGCGGTCGCCATCATCATGGCGACGGAATCCGAAAATCTGAACGAGGGACCGAAAATTGTTGGCATTACATGCGTAAATGGAAATGCTGACGTCGACATGATCGTCCTGAACGTCCTCAAGACTCTCAAGACCGTAAACAGACTCGAC ATTCCAGTCTACAAGGGTGCGTCCCATCCATTGCTGTTGCCTGATCAGAACAAGCGCTATTTCGGCCACGATGGATTCGGAGAATTTTACTACCCTGATCCACCCTCAACTGACTTGATCAACCAGACGGACGCTGTGAACGCGATGATTGAACTCGTAAAGCAGCATCCAG GCGAGGTCACGATCCTAGCTTTGGGACCACTGACGAACATCGCCTTAGCTATTAGAATCTATCCCGAATTCCTGGAGAAGCTGCAGCAGCTGATCGTCATGGGTGGAAGTACCGAAGGTCGAGGAAGCGCGCAGCCTGGAATCGAATTCAACTTTGCTGCCGACCCCGCGGCAAACTTCATCGTGTTCAACTCGTCAACGTCAAGGCCGACGACCCTGATATCTCGGGAAACGGCTCGAAGAGCCGGGGTACCGACG AGTTTCAGGAAGTCCTTGTCCAAttcaaataatacaaaaatttggTTAATCGATTCTGCAATGGCCTCGACTACGAAACCAAACGCAACCTACTCGTATTGGCCAGACGCGGTAGCCGCCGCTGTCGCCCTGACTTCCGGTAGCATCGTGACCGAGTCGGAAGCCTACTATTCGGACGCTATTTACGAGGGCACGAAAACTGCTGGGATGATCGTGGTCGACTACACAAACATCACCAAGAACGCTGCCAACACGAACGTCATTCAAAACGTAAACGCGACCGTTTACCTGCAACTACTTTCAAGATACTTCctgtaa